One stretch of Kluyveromyces marxianus DMKU3-1042 DNA, complete genome, chromosome 8 DNA includes these proteins:
- the TMN3 gene encoding Tmn3p, producing the protein MKLRSRTIVATILVLFTLTWLIPRTRNSRTSTSLPGSSSRKQQHPGLSIKEYGLVGPRFYEYGDKVDVIVNKVESDLTHFSFGYYDLHFTCPPSNNVKALPLTFSDILLGNKKWESDYKLSFGKDEDCVRLCDRKTYAEGKKQAHELIKQDYVVQWLTDKELPGATTYLSTIDQKKYYSSGFPLGHYDQETGETYINNHVMLVIRYHTNDQGKHTIVGFEVYPKSVSDYHCPGASKNYQPYKIDPTNEEIEYIPFTYSVYWREDLKVDWKHRWNFFINAGELKESTSNQFHWITLANGLVVTSFLLLIVITILKKQETDGSIITQLAGEWLKSRVPLNFQLNLLVSMGIHFLFTTLGTLIISCSLNQSHSIGNSVITCALFFFISGSFTSSFVGVLLEGQASSQRLLYHSVFFGSTLPCVTLFIVLILNNILKANDAVNTIPQNVILLSFAVYFALCIPISIIGGKCAARLFKMKTTNNFLKKFQLTEMSNRDVRPVYVDSKNSTPFLLSNPIAITFIFGLIPFALIYVELLFAYKSLWLQKTTLYYLYGFLLGNILIVCTCICLQSIIGCYVHLHYGNDSLSFKWNNIFGKILEACHSWRWKAFHMGGAVAWYLEIYSIFYLIFVAKYRDFISSFLFVCYSTFFNILCWTAFGSLSYLCSLWFIGKMNEFNKEK; encoded by the coding sequence TAGGACAATAGTAGCGACGATACTGGTGTTGTTCACGCTAACATGGTTGATTCCACGTACAAGGAATAGTAGGACCTCGACGTCGTTGCCCGGTTCGAGCTCGCGCAAGCAACAGCACCCTGGTCTGTCTATCAAAGAGTATGGGTTGGTGGGACCGAGATTCTACGAGTATGGTGACAAAGTGGACGTTATTGTGAACAAAGTTGAGTCGGACCTCACGCACTTTAGCTTCGGGTACTACGACCTCCATTTCACATGTCCTCCATCAAACAACGTCAAGGCGTTGCCCTTGACTTTTAGCGACATCTTGCTcggaaacaaaaagtggGAATCGGACTACAAACTCAGCTTTGGTAAGGACGAGGACTGTGTTAGACTCTGCGACCGGAAAACTTATGCTGAGGGGAAGAAACAGGCCCACGAACTTATCAAACAGGATTATGTCGTACAATGGCTCACGGACAAAGAACTTCCGGGCGCTACCACGTACCTCAGTACCATAGACCAGAAGAAGTACTACTCCTCGGGGTTCCCGCTAGGCCACTACGATCAAGAAACAGGCGAAACGTACATCAATAACCATGTGATGCTCGTGATCCGTTACCACACAAATGACCAGGGCAAACATACAATAGTCGGATTCGAAGTATACCCTAAATCAGTCTCCGATTATCACTGTCCCGGTGCCTCGAAAAACTATCAACCTTACAAAATCGACCCAACCAATGAAGAGATTGAATACATCCCTTTCACTTACTCGGTATATTGGAGAGAAGATTTGAAGGTCGACTGGAAACATAGATggaatttcttcatcaatgcTGGAGAGTTGAAAGAATCAACTTCTAACCAGTTCCATTGGATCACTTTGGCAAACGGACTCGTCGTTACCTCATTCCTTCTACTAATCGTCATTACCATCTtgaaaaaacaagaaacagaCGGATCCATCATTACGCAATTGGCGGGTGAATGGCTCAAATCAAGAGTCCCCTTGAACTTCCAGTTGAATCTACTAGTATCAATGGGTATCCATTTCCTTTTCACCACTTTGGGAACTTTGATCATATCTTGCTCTTTGAACCAGTCGCATAGTATTGGAAATTCAGTCATCACTTGCGcgctcttcttcttcatcagcgGCAGTTTCACATCTTCATTCGTCGGTGTCCTGCTAGAAGGGCAGGCCTCTTCGCAGCGCTTGCTCTACCACTCGGTTTTTTTCGGCTCGACACTTCCATGCGTTACGCTATTTATCGTACTGATCTTAAACAACATCCTAAAAGCTAATGATGCAGTCAATACAATTCCACAAAATGTTATCTTATTGTCCTTTGCCGTCTACTTCGCGTTATGCATCCCAATTTCTATAATAGGTGGGAAGTGTGCCGCTAGacttttcaaaatgaaaactACGAACAACTTCCTCAAGAAATTCCAACTAACAGAAATGTCCAATCGCGATGTGAGACCAGTGTATGTCGATAGCAAGAACAGCACCCCATTCCTTTTGAGTAACCCAATCGCAATTACCTTTATTTTCGGTTTGATCCCATTCGCCCTTATTTATGTGGAACTATTGTTCGCATACAAATCATTATGGTTACAAAAGACTACATTATATTACTTATACGGGTTCCTCCTAGGTAATATCTTAATTGTTTGCACCTGTATTTGCTTACAATCCATCATCGGGTGTTATGTTCATCTACATTACGGTAATGACTCGCTGAGCTTCAAGTggaataatatatttgGCAAGATTTTGGAGGCATGTCACTCATGGAGATGGAAAGCCTTTCATATGGGTGGTGCCGTAGCATGGTACTTGGAAATATACTCTATCTTCTACTTGATATTTGTGGCCAAGTACAGAGATttcatctcttctttcctatTTGTGTGCTATAGtaccttcttcaacattctTTGTTGGACGGCTTTTGGATCGCTAAGTTACCTCTGTTCTCTCTGGTTCATCGGTAAAATGAATGAATTTAATAAggaaaaatga